The genomic DNA TTGTGatgaaaacaatatttatatgggCATTCgcgttttattttatttttgggttattttaattttcaatcccaatCCATTTTTATGTGATAATGGCGTGGTTTGCTGATATGACATTAGACGACTCAGCGTGAAGTTGGGCCTTGAAGCCCGATTATCTAGTGGGTGGGCCTTGAAGCCCAAAAGTAACCTAGTTCTAATGGCCTTTGGGGCTGAACTTCGGATATGGGCCAATTTCATGTTGcatgcattttttaaaaataaatatatttttattattttgaggAAATACTAGATAGCATGGTATTGAATCAAGGGAGAAAAactctaaagaaaaaaaaatcattttcagaaaaatgaaaagaattagTAAATACTAAGATGAAATTAACAGCAAATAAAAGGTCATTTTATTGATGATAAACAATAAGAGAACATCAACTCCATTGTCTTATTCTATAGTAAGCAACTTAATATCACATACTCACTattacttttaaataattaGTATATATCTATAAACACTGATAAGTGTGTGATCAGAACCAATAATCCTAGCTTCCATGCAATTCTCAAGTGCAACTTGGAGACACATCTCCTTTTTCAGTCACTTTGGCATCGCTGCACACAGCCTTGGTTGCTTTTCCTCCTCCAGTTTCTATATCAATGTCTTGCAGCACAATCCCCTGACATGGAAACTTGCTGCTACAATCAAGTTCTATAGCCTCACTTGAAGAACTTGTTCCTTTGATGTTCTGGTACAACACATTTTGCACTTGAACTGCCTGGCTCTGCAACAAAACCAAGTAGCTCCATCATTTGTATTAGGGAAATCATGAACAATTAATTGAGGGTTGATGATATTGGTTTTGTTTGTGAAGATCCAGGGTTGAGGCTTGAGTTTCCATACCTCTGATTCGCATGGTTTGTCGTCGTCACAGTACTTTTGGTTTATTATTATAGGGTTGTCCACATCATGCATTTCAATGTTCTGGAATTTGATGTTGCTTGCGCTCCCAGACCCTCCCTGCAACAAAATACTTGAGTTAATAACCGACACATcgaaaacttaaattattaagtaatgaATGTAATAAGTCAATAATGCATATTAAATTAACTTATACTAAAGCTTTTTCGTAATATCCGACTCATACAAACATATGCATGCATGTTTCTTCTTACCGGCCATGTCTTGATTCTAACTCCATTTGTGGTTCCCGAAAGGGTTGCCCCGTTCACTGTAATATCTGAAACCAGAGCCTCTGAGTTTCCATATCCTAAGCTTCCAATACTGAGGAGTCGGCCATGGAACAAAGACAAAATTCGAAAGAAATGCATATATGTTAGTGTTAATTAATGAGTCATATATagaaattaagattaatttagCAATATTAATGTTGGGGTTAATGGATTAATTACCTGATTCCATGGCCTGGTCCACAGGTGATACCAGTGGCTTGCAAGTTCTGGGTTCCACTCACAATTGAAATACAGTCGTCACCTTcaacaaatcaaacaaaatttatgattaattcaGCATGGTTACaactattgttttaaaaaatatttttagttttgtttttaggCAAATTTTGAGGATACCTGTTCCTATAACTGAGCTTGAAATCTGGATATTTTGGGTGTCAGTCACATGGATTCCATCAGTGTTGGGGCTGTCCCCTGGTGCAGTTACAGTGAGACCCGAAGCTTGAACACCCACGCATTTTTCAAACGAAACATGAATTTGCTGGGCATTTTCGATCTTGAGGTTCTTCACTACCAAGGTCTTGCAGTTATAGAAGGTTAAGGCCtgccaaaattaaaacataattccAAACAAGAAATTATACATCTTCCATTTTCATATAACATCCTAGAAGAAGACGACTGCACTCATATGAGGGGATATATATCAACATACCGTTGGTGCATCCTTGCAAGACTGCAAAAATCAAtggaatttaaataaataaataaataaaatcagcCAATGATCATTAAAAGATAAtcgaaaagaagaaagagagagag from Vitis riparia cultivar Riparia Gloire de Montpellier isolate 1030 chromosome 8, EGFV_Vit.rip_1.0, whole genome shotgun sequence includes the following:
- the LOC117920958 gene encoding polygalacturonase-like, which gives rise to MSLQRRFIPFLIVFLLSFPCYYGLQGNPPYHYLDDAYGYASSQAYDKWPWRKFGSKIMGSKRIGEVGRSLASVKTVSVNDYGAKGDGSDATEAFKKAWEAACSSQGSVLVVPKNNYLLKPITFEGPCKSSITVQISGTLQASTDRSAYSNDLTRWLVFENVQNLAVQGGGTINGNGKIWWENSCKVDDDLSCKDAPTALTFYNCKTLVVKNLKIENAQQIHVSFEKCVGVQASGLTVTAPGDSPNTDGIHVTDTQNIQISSSVIGTGDDCISIVSGTQNLQATGITCGPGHGISIGSLGYGNSEALVSDITVNGATLSGTTNGVRIKTWPGGSGSASNIKFQNIEMHDVDNPIIINQKYCDDDKPCESESQAVQVQNVLYQNIKGTSSSSEAIELDCSSKFPCQGIVLQDIDIETGGGKATKAVCSDAKVTEKGDVSPSCT